From Musa acuminata AAA Group cultivar baxijiao chromosome BXJ3-8, Cavendish_Baxijiao_AAA, whole genome shotgun sequence, one genomic window encodes:
- the LOC135645786 gene encoding vacuolar protein sorting-associated protein 28 homolog 1-like codes for MEEVKLWRDKRERDMYDSFADLYAIIKTTDKLEKAYVRDLVSSAEYEAECLKLIAQFRTLHSALRGAVPSLDRFAEAYRLDAPAGINRLLVSGVPATVEHRAAGSSSAAASASAVAECVQHFITAMDSVKLNMVAVDQVHPLLSDLSTSLAKLGNGLLSPDFEGRTKVRDWLARLAKMGAADELTEQQARQLHFDLESSYNSFMAALPNAGS; via the coding sequence ATGGAGGAGGTGAAGCTGTGGCGGGACAAGCGGGAGCGGGATATGTACGACAGCTTCGCCGACCTGTACGCCATCATCAAGACCACGGACAAGCTGGAGAAGGCGTACGTGCGCGACCTCGTCTCGTCCGCCGAGTACGAGGCTGAGTGCCTCAAGCTCATCGCTCAATTCCGCACCCTCCACTCCGCCCTCCGCGGCGCCGTCCCCTCCCTCGACCGCTTCGCCGAAGCCTACCGCCTCGACGCTCCCGCCGGCATCAATCGCCTCCTCGTCTCCGGCGTCCCGGCCACCGTCGAGCACCGCGCCGCCGGCTCCTCCTCGGCCgctgcctccgcctccgccgtTGCTGAGTGCGTCCAGCACTTCATCACCGCCATGGACTCCGTCAAGCTCAACATGGTGGCCGTCGACCAGGTCCACCCCCTCCTCTCCGACCTTTCCACCTCCCTCGCAAAGCTCGGCAACGGCCTCCTCTCCCCGGACTTCGAGGGCCGCACCAAGGTCCGCGACTGGCTTGCTCGCCTCGCCAAAATGGGCGCCGCCGATGAACTCACCGAGCAGCAGGCCCGCCAGCTCCACTTCGATCTCGAGTCCTCCTACAACTCCTTCATGGCCGCTCTCCCCAACGCCGGCTCTTGA
- the LOC103994359 gene encoding CDT1-like protein a, chloroplastic translates to MDSEAQPKPSISTKKTPSSSPVDHPPEPPAKAVAPADQIWTPEKPVRSTATRSDVARSSDVDDLLPGEEPLLFESSKAKPLIKLPEKYEMLCKFFDSMVTSIRLLQGRSSTPTFAKILTMSQILAERSFTYAHLAQSMYIMPEAIMIKKVVLHDETTCCVKPELQITLQVDAVAENINGESGSKYSILTKLFRERIVDFYNGHPQEDEVPEVQLPHPFNQTKPSVLPRALNFNFEPTRTESTSSAATQQQFLVPSHIPRSFRRWFSKKIPIPASEKTPLMCLSQAWPKDDLSVSAASSPIKCTSNPPIIKKSLLCSSISNTLSSNCRISEEETHMLVRADNSPPKEPNIPEETPAKTVSTPLRLMCNTPELPTPKRRRPSPSCDSTPLNKSLKRSTRTNLFMTPENSAKAGEEENTGRSVSSAAAADDDDDDVLDIQPESLL, encoded by the exons ATGGACTCCGAAGCGCAACCCAAGCCTTCCATCTCGACCAAGAAGACGCCCTCCTCGTCTCCCGTCGACCATCCCCCGGAACCACCAGCCAAGGCCGTGGCGCCTGCCGACCAGATCTGGACGCCGGAGAAGCCGGTGCGGAGTACCGCGACTCGGTCCGATGTTGCTCGATCCAGCGACGTCGACGATCTCCTCCCGGGGGAGGAGCCACTCCTCTTTGAGTCCTCGAAGGCCAAACCCCTCATCAAGCTTCCTGAAAA GTATGAGATGCTGTGTAAATTCTTCGATAGCATGGTGACTTCGATACGGTTGCTTCAGGGAAGATCATCCACGCCCACATTCGCAAAGATCCTCACCATGAGTCAGATTTTGGCGGAAAG GAGCTTCACTTATGCACATTTAGCACAGTCGATGTACATAATGCCTGAAGCTATAATGATCAAGAAGGTGGTTTTGCATGATGAGACCACTTGTTGTGTGAAGCCGGAGCTTCAGATCACTCTGCAAGTTGATGCAGTAGCCGAGAACATCAATGGAGAAAGTGGGAGTAAGTATTCAATCCTGACGAAGCTCTTCAGGGAAAGGATTGTTGACTTCTACAATGGCCATCCACAG GAAGATGAGGTCCCTGAGGTGCAATTGCCACATCCATTTAACCAAACAAAGCCAAGTGTACTTCCAAGAGCCTTAAACTTCAATTTCGAACCAACACGCACTGAGTCTACGTCAAGTGCCGCTACCCAGCAACAATTCTTAGTGCCGTCTCACATACCCCGATCTTTTCGCAGGTGGTTTTCTAAGAAAATTCCCATTCCTGCTTCAGAGAAAACTCCTCTTATGTGTCTCAGCCAAGCTTGGCCTAAAGATGATCTCTCTGTTTCTGCTGCTTCGTCTCCCATAAAATGCACCTCAAATCCACCCATAATCAAGAAGTCTTTGCTCTGTTCTTCCATTTCAAACACCTTATCGAGCAACTGTAGAATTTCTGAAGAGGAAACCCACATGTTGGTAAGAGCTGACAATAGTCCTCCAAAGGAACCAAATATACCGGAGGAGACACCTGCAAAAACAGTTTCCACTCCCTTGAGGTTAATGTGTAATACGCCAGAGCTTCCCACACCAAAGAGACGTAGGCCATCCCCTAGTTGTGATTCTACACCGTTGAACAAATCTTTGAAGCGTTCAACGCGGACAAACCTGTTTATGACTCCAGAAAATAGCGCAAaagcaggggaggaagagaaCACAGGTAGAAGTgtgtcttctgctgctgctgctgatgatgatgatgatgatgttctcGATATTCAACCTGAATCACTCTTGTAA
- the LOC103993947 gene encoding L-type lectin-domain containing receptor kinase IX.1-like has product MFLRRSSNLSLLFVCLTTVIPMASSLSFNFSGFDNETTSKIEFQGDASLLDKEIHLTSSPMQYSVGRVVYREPLRLWDATTRELADFTTHFSFVINSSNPLTPHGDGLAFFLTAYPSTLPAYSRGAFLGLFSNSSIDSSRVSTVAVEFDTFPNAWDPLADHVGIDIDSITSSATVQWNSSLKDGRRASAWASYDAATHNLSVFLSYERNPAFSGNSSLRFIVDLRDVLPEMVAIGFSASTGNLTETHSLLSWSFNSTLQPRKQTKAGLEIGLGVGVGVLVAVSGLIWFVFSKKKASSTNLKEAEDIDCDEIIDDEFERERGPKRFPYEELASAARNFSKEGKLGEGGFGSVYKGYLKDPKLDVAIKRVSRGSKQGRKEYVSEVKIISRLRHRNLVHLVGWCHDRREFLLVYELMPNGSLDSYLYTTKKTLQWPVRHKIALGLASALLYLHEEWEQCVVHRDIKPSNVMLDSAFNAKLGDFGLARLVDHDSHSQTTVLAGTMGYLAPECVTAGKASKESDVYSFGIVALEIACGRRPVEPMEQKGKVRLVEWVWELYGRGRVLEAADGKLDGEFDEKQMACLMVVGLWCAHPDCTMRPSIRQAINVLNFETPWPELPPKMPVPMYCTAAADVASFNHTSDGTNSSQINSHATYSSDSTTMIDM; this is encoded by the coding sequence ATGTTTCTGAGGAGATCCAGCAACTTGTCTCTTCTCTTCGTCTGCCTGACGACTGTGATCCCCATGGCGAGCTCGCTCTCCTTCAACTTCTCTGGTTTCGACAACGAGACGACGTCAAAGATCGAGTTCCAAGGCGACGCATCGTTGCTGGACAAGGAGATCCATCTCACGAGCTCCCCCATGCAATACAGCGTCGGCAGAGTAGTGTACCGGGAGCCGCTCCGCCTCTGGGATGCCACCACGAGGGAGCTGGCTGATTTCACCACCCACTTCTCCTTCGTCATCAACTCCTCCAATCCCTTAACGCCCCACGGCGACGGCCTCGCTTTCTTCCTCACCGCGTATCCTTCCACCCTGCCTGCCTACTCCCGGGGCGCCTTCCTCGGCCTCTTCAGCAACAGCTCTATCGATAGCTCGAGGGTCAGCACGGTGGCGGTCGAGTTCGACACCTTTCCCAACGCGTGGGATCCGCTCGCCGACCATGTCGGAATCGATATCGACTCGATCACCTCAAGCGCCACTGTGCAGTGGAACAGCAGCCTCAAGGATGGCAGGCGGGCAAGCGCATGGGCGAGCTACGATGCCGCCACTCACAACTTGAGCGTTTTCCTGAGTTACGAAAGGAATCCGGCCTTCAGCGGCAATTCCAGCCTGCGCTTCATCGTGGATCTACGAGATGTGTTGCCGGAGATGGTGGCGATCGGCTTCTCGGCGTCCACAGGCAACTTGACGGAGACGCACAGCCTGCTGTCGTGGTCTTTCAACTCCACCTTGCAACCGAGGAAGCAAACCAAGGCTGGGCTCGAGATCGGCTTGGGTGTCGGAGTTGGCGTCCTGGTGGCTGTCTCAGGTTTGATATGGTTCGTCTTCTCCAAGAAGAAGGCCTCGAGTACGAATCTGAAAGAAGCAGAGGACATAGACTGCGATGAGATCATCGACGATGAGTTCGAGAGAGAAAGAGGGCCGAAGAGGTTCCCCTACGAAGAGCTGGCCAGCGCTGCGAGGAACTTCTCCAAGGAGGGGAAGCTGGGGGAGGGAGGATTCGGATCGGTGTACAAAGGCTACTTGAAAGATCCGAAGCTCGACGTCGCCATTAAAAGGGTCTCCAGGGGGTCGAAACAGGGGAGGAAGGAGTACGTCTCGGAGGTCAAGATCATAAGCCGGTTGAGGCATCGCAACCTGGTGCACTTGGTGGGCTGGTGCCATGATCGCCGAGAATTCCTGCTGGTTTACGAGTTGATGCCCAATGGAAGCCTTGACTCTTATCTCTACACCACGAAGAAGACCCTCCAGTGGCCGGTGCGGCACAAGATCGCACTCGGTTTGGCCTCTGCTCTGCTCTATCTCCACGAGGAGTGGGAGCAGTGCGTGGTGCATCGCGACATCAAGCCCAGCAACGTCATGCTCGATTCCGCCTTCAATGCCAAGCTGGGGGACTTCGGGCTCGCCAGGCTCGTCGACCATGACAGCCACTCGCAGACGACGGTGTTGGCCGGCACCATGGGCTACCTGGCCCCCGAGTGCGTCACCGCCGGCAAGGCCAGCAAGGAGTCCGATGTCTACAGCTTCGGGATCGTGGCGTTGGAGATCGCATGTGGGAGAAGGCCGGTGGAGCCTATGGAGCAGAAGGGGAAGGTGAGGCTGGTGGAGTGGGTGTGGGAGCTCTACGGGAGGGGAAGGGTTCTTGAAGCAGCCGACGGAAAGCTCGACGGCGAGTTCGACGAGAAGCAGATGGCGTGCCTGATGGTTGTGGGGCTATGGTGTGCTCATCCAGACTGCACCATGCGGCCATCGATAAGGCAAGCCATCAACGTGCTCAACTTCGAGACTCCATGGCCGGAGCTCCCGCCGAAGATGCCAGTGCCGATGTACTGCACGGCGGCGGCGGACGTGGCGAGCTTTAACCACACGTCTGATGGGACCAATTCGTCCCAAATCAACTCTCATGCGACATATTCTTCCGACTCCACTACGATGATCGATATGTGA
- the LOC135645316 gene encoding uncharacterized protein LOC135645316, with amino-acid sequence MVAERVVTVEYLEPTMSRELLGKFPDNSAFDFDYSQSGIWSPLLPRGIDDARKKLLAGSPVTLRRVKAKLTYKKRKQKRPSAMRKSLDFSPVPSPKLGWKRVLRAAAKRFKVHARSPLQMMLPTL; translated from the exons ATGGTGGCGGAGCGGGTCGTCACGGTGGAGTACCTGGAGCCGACCATGTCACGGGAGCTCCTCGGCAAGTTCCCGGACAACTCCGCCTTCGACTTCGATTACTCCCAGAGCGGGATATGGTCTCCCCTGCTCCCCCGCGGCATCGATGACGCCCGGAAGAAACTCTTAGCCGGATCTCCAGTGACGCTCCGAAGAGTGAAAGCAAAGCTCACGTACAAGAAGCGGAAGCAGAAGAGGCCGAGTGCTATGAGGAAGAGCTTAGATTTCTCTCCTGTTCCTTCTCCTAAACTG GGGTGGAAGAGGGTGCTGAGAGCAGCCGCGAAGCGCTTCAAGGTCCATGCAAGATCGCCGCTGCAGATGATGCTGCCCACATTGTGA
- the LOC103993949 gene encoding L-type lectin-domain containing receptor kinase IX.1-like — MTTLCGSWVFSTFFCLSIAVPLATSLSFNLSSFDQSSPSKIPLEGDAFVAGNRIQLTRNQQDGNITDSVGRAVYGEPLLLWDPETRELTDFTTRFAFAINDLGQSWSGDGMAFFLSSYPSAIPPSSLGGSLGLFNSTPLPANSTINNTVAVEFDTFKNYFDTSANHTGIDVNSVNSSAVVDWPSYIKDGRTVNACVSYNASTHNLSVFMTYAQDAGSSGNSSLSYLIDLRDVLPEKVAVGFSAATGSGTETHALLSWSFNSSLLPKRKSKMGLVVGVVIGAAVLMVVLGSLGLILRRRRRRRTTGRDAEDEEELEFDRNMDDEFERERGPKRFAYQELADATRNFSEEEKLGEGGFGSVYRGYLKDSKLQVAIKRISRGSKQGRKEYVSEVKIISRLRHRNLVQLVGWCHDRGEFSLVYEFMPNGSLDFYLYSTARLLEWPARHRVALGLASALLYLHEEWEQCVVHRDVKPSNVMLDSAFNAKLGDFGLARLVDHDRGSQTTVLAGTMGYLAPECVTTGKASKESDVYSFGILALEIACGRRPVQLMEQASKVRLVEWVWELYGRRRLLEAADEKLGGVFDEKQMECLMVVGLWCAHPDYDRRPSIKQVINVLNLEAPLPELPPSMPVPMYYAPPIEAYRFSYASSAAGTTSASSASTACVTDSSNSNMSQGSSSTTSHLLKFQ, encoded by the coding sequence ATGACGACCTTGTGTGGATCTTGGGTTTTCTCTACCTTCTTCTGCTTGTCAATTGCTGTCCCCTTGGCAACCTCTCTCTCCTTCAACTTATCTTCTTTCGATCAATCCAGTCCATCCAAAATCCCACTAGAAGGGGATGCATTCGTCGCCGGTAATCGCATACAGCTCACCAGGAATCAGCAGGACGGCAATATCACCGATAGCGTGGGTCGAGCAGTGTACGGGGAGCCGCTGCTCCTGTGGGATCCTGAAACCCGTGAGCTGACTGATTTCACCACTCGTTTTGCCTTCGCCATCAATGATCTGGGTCAATCTTGGTCCGGCGATGGTATGGCTTTCTTCCTGTCGTCGTATCCTTCTGCCATCCCACCCAGTTCGCTCGGCGGCAGCCTCGGCCTCTTCAACAGCACTCCGCTTCCCGCTAACTCAACGATCAATAATACAGTGGCGGTAGAGTTCGATACGTTTAAGAACTACTTTGATACATCCGCCAACCACACCGGAATCGACGTCAACTCCGTCAACTCCTCTGCGGTTGTGGATTGGCCAAGCTACATCAAGGATGGTAGGACGGTAAACGCTTGTGTGAGCTACAACGCCAGCACTCATAACTTGAGCGTCTTCATGACTTACGCTCAAGATGCAGGGTCCAGCGGCAACTCCAGCCTCTCCTACCTCATTGATCTGCGGGATGTTCTACCAGAGAAGGTAGCAGTGGGCTTCTCCGCGGCCACTGGTAGTGGAACCGAGACGCATGCCCTTCTGTCGTGGTCTTTCAACTCGAGTTTGCTACCAAAAAGGAAGAGTAAGATGGGGCTCGTGGTCGGTGTAGTGATCGGGGCAGCGGTCCTAATGGTTGTGTTGGGCTCGCTCGGTTTAATtttgcggaggaggaggaggaggaggaccacTGGGAGGGATGCAGAAGATGAAGAGGAGCTGGAATTTGACCGGAACATGGATGACGAGTTCGAGAGAGAAAGAGGGCCAAAGAGGTTCGCTTACCAAGAGCTGGCCGACGCGACAAGGAATTTCTCCGAGGAGGAGAAGCTGGGCGAGGGAGGATTCGGATCGGTGTACAGAGGCTACTTGAAGGATTCGAAGCTTCAAGTGGCAATCAAGAGGATCTCCAGGGGATCCAAACAAGGAAGAAAGGAGTACGTCTCGGAGGTCAAGATCATAAGCCGGCTGAGGCATCGGAACTTGGTGCAGTTGGTGGGTTGGTGCCACGACCGCGGGGAGTTCTCGCTTGTCTACGAGTTCATGCCCAACGGAAGCCTCGATTTCTATCTATACAGCACAGCCAGGCTTCTCGAGTGGCCGGCGAGGCACAGGGTTGCGCTAGGCTTGGCCTCTGCGTTGCTCTATCTCCATGAAGAGTGGGAGCAGTGCGTGGTGCATCGCGACGTCAAACCCAGCAACGTCATGCTGGATTCAGCGTTCAACGCCAAGCTGGGAGATTTTGGGCTGGCAAGGCTGGTCGATCACGATCGCGGCTCGCAGACGACGGTGTTGGCAGGCACGATGGGGTACTTGGCCCCCGAGTGCGTCACCACCGGCAAGGCCAGCAAGGAATCCGATGTTTACAGCTTCGGAATCTTGGCGCTGGAGATCGCATGTGGACGAAGGCCTGTGCAGCTGATGGAGCAGGCGAGCAAGGTGAGACTGGTGGAATGGGTGTGGGAGCTCTACGGCAGGAGAAGATTACTTGAAGCGGCCGATGAGAAGCTGGGTGGCGTCTTCGACGAGAAGCAGATGGAGTGCTTGATGGTTGTGGGGTTGTGGTGTGCTCATCCTGATTACGATCGACGCCCATCGATCAAACAGGTGATCAACGTGCTTAACCTCGAGGCTCCATTGCCGGAGCTCCCACCGTCGATGCCGGTGCCGATGTATTACGCGCCTCCCATCGAGGCGTACAGGTTCTCCTACGCATCCTCTGCTGCAGGAACAACGAGCGCGAGTTCTGCATCCACAGCCTGCGTTACCGACTCTTCCAACTCGAACATGTCTCAAGGATCATCGTCAACGACATCGCACTTACTGAAATTTCAGTGA
- the LOC103993945 gene encoding uncharacterized protein LOC103993945, giving the protein MTVERVITVKYLEPTMSRVLLDKFPDNSAFDFDYSQSGIWSPLLPRGGGIGRHGPASLLLDGARKKLLAGSPVMPRRVKAKLTYKKQKATRKSLDLSPVPSSRLGWKRVSRAAAKRFKVHGRSPLQMMLPAL; this is encoded by the exons ATGACAGTGGAGCGCGTCATCACGGTGAAGTACCTGGAGCCGACCATGTCCAGGGTCCTCCTCGACAAGTTCCCGGACAACTCCGCCTTCGACTTCGACTACTCCCAAAGCGGGATATGGTCTCCCTTGCTCCCCCGCGGCGGCGGAATCGGTCGCCATGGACCGGCTTCGCTGCTCCTCGACGGCGCCCGGAAGAAACTCTTGGCTGGATCTCCAGTGATGCCCCGTAGAGTGAAAGCAAAGCTCACGTACAAGAAGCAGAAAGCTACTAGGAAGAGCTTAGACCTCTCTCCAGTTCCTTCGTCAAGGCTG GGGTGGAAGAGGGTGTCGAGGGCAGCGGCGAAGCGCTTCAAAGTCCATGGAAGATCGCCGCTGCAGATGATGCTGCCGGCGTTATAA
- the LOC103994357 gene encoding L-type lectin-domain containing receptor kinase IX.1 → MVVHRSSSMLSALFCLWIVVPSATCLSFNLTFLDPASRSGIELQGNATWNSTDGIQLTNDSIIYNVGRAVYREPLLLWDARTKALSDFTTHFSFIIRNSSNTSSSGDGLAFFMAPYPSPLLLDSSGGPLGIFKRGSLNSTVPTVAVEFDTYQNEWDVDDHHVGIDVNSIVSQKVASWNGSLKTGMQANAWVSYDAITRNLSVFLTYADNPVFAGDSVLHTVIDLRDHLPANVTVGFSAATGQVTETHAVLSWSFSSSLQPRSIPPPTAPTASDAAKSKSKTGLIVGLVIGAGALMVMPGLLLFVLWRRRRKSRRRNAADREEDMDFDQTTDDDFTGNRGPKRFAYKELARATRNFSDEGKLGEGGFGSVYRGHLKDLKLDVAIKRVSRESRQGRKEYVSEVKIISRLRHRNLVQLVGWCHDRGEFLLVYEFMPNGSLDSYLYSPAAGLGWPARHKIALGLASALLYLHEEWEQCVMHRDVKPSNIMLDSAFNAKLGDFGLARLVDHDRNLQTTDLAGTRVYIAPECFYTGKPSKESDVYSFGIVALEIACGRRPVELKEKDPGKEILVEWVWELYGRRTILEAADPRLNGDFDETQMECLMVVGLWCAHPDYNVRPSIRQAINALNLETPLPELPPKMPVPMYYTPWSDVSQSLHASSLATTTSITAKSAPTGSSSMSPSSSHLLKSPNTEAVIST, encoded by the coding sequence ATGGTGGTTCATCGATCAAGCAGCATGTTGTCTGCTCTCTTTTGCTTGTGGATCGTTGTACCTTCGGCCACCTGCCTCTCCTTCAATCTCACTTTTCTTGATCCCGCAAGTCGCTCCGGAATCGAGCTGCAAGGCAATGCAACCTGGAACAGCACCGATGGCATTCAGCTCACCAACGACAGCATCATCTACAACGTGGGGAGAGCGGTGTACCGAGAGCCGCTGCTCCTGTGGGATGCCCGCACCAAGGCGTTGTCCGATTTCACCACCCATTTTTCCTTCATCATCCGTAACTCTTCGAATACTTCATCGTCCGGCGATGGCCTCGCGTTCTTCATGGCGCCGTATCCTTCTCCCCTCCTCCTCGATTCCTCCGGTGGCCCTCTCGGCATCTTCAAAAGAGGCTCCTTGAATTCTACTGTCCCGACGGTGGCGGTCGAGTTCGACACCTACCAAAACGAATGGGATGTGGACGACCACCACGTTGGGATCGATGTCAACTCGATCGTCTCACAGAAGGTTGCGAGCTGGAACGGCAGTCTCAAGACTGGGATGCAGGCGAATGCATGGGTGAGCTACGACGCCATCACTCGTAATCTGAGCGTCTTCCTCACTTATGCCGACAACCCTGTTTTCGCTGGTGATTCCGTCCTCCACACCGTCATCGATCTGCGGGATCACCTACCGGCAAACGTTACAGTAGGCTTCTCGGCGGCCACTGGTCAGGTGACCGAGACGCATGCCGTTCTATCGTGGTCTTTCAGCTCGAGTCTGCAACCAAGAAGCATTCCGCCGCCGACGGCTCCGACGGCATCGGATGCAGCGAAAAGTAAGAGCAAGACGGGGCTCATAGTCGGTTTGGTGATCGGAGCAGGGGCTCTGATGGTCATGCCGGGCTTGCTGTTGTTCGTtctgtggaggaggaggaggaagtccCGCCGCAGGAATGCAGCAGATCGTGAAGAGGACATGGATTTCGATCAAACCACGGATGATGATTTCACGGGAAACAGAGGGCCAAAGAGGTTCGCGTACAAAGAGCTGGCCCGTGCAACGAGGAACTTCTCCGACGAGGGTAAGCTAGGGGAGGGAGGATTCGGGTCGGTCTACAGAGGTCACTTGAAAGATCTGAAGCTTGATGTGGCCATTAAGAGGGTCTCTCGGGAGTCGCGACAGGGAAGGAAGGAGTACGTCTCCGAGGTCAAGATCATAAGCCGGCTGAGGCACCGGAACCTGGTGCAACTGGTGGGCTGGTGCCATGACCGCGGAGAATTCTTGCTCGTCTACGAGTTCATGCCCAACGGAAGCCTCGATTCCTATCTGTACAGCCCCGCAGCAGGTCTGGGGTGGCCGGCGCGGCACAAGATAGCGCTGGGCCTCGCCTCTGCTCTGCTCTATCTGCACGAGGAGTGGGAGCAGTGCGTGATGCACCGCGACGTCAAGCCCAGCAACATCATGCTGGACTCCGCGTTCAACGCCAAGCTGGGAGATTTCGGGCTCGCCCGGCTCGTCGACCACGATCGCAACTTGCAGACGACGGACTTGGCCGGCACGAGAGTCTACATCGCCCCCGAATGCTTCTACACCGGCAAACCCAGCAAGGAGTCGGACGTTTACAGCTTCGGCATCGTCGCATTGGAGATCGCATGCGGTCGAAGGCCAGTGGAACTCAAGGAGAAGGACCCGGGCAAGGAAATACTGGTGGAATGGGTGTGGGAGCTCTACGGACGAAGAACGATCCTGGAAGCAGCAGACCCGAGGCTCAACGGCGACTTCGACGAGACGCAGATGGAGTGCTTGATGGTGGTAGGGTTATGGTGTGCTCATCCGGATTACAACGTGCGGCCATCGATCCGACAGGCCATCAACGCGCTCAATCTCGAGACTCCACTGCCGGAGCTTCCCCCCAAGATGCCGGTTCCCATGTACTACACGCCGTGGAGTGATGTGAGCCAGTCTCTGCATGCGTCGTCTCTCGCCACGACAACTTCGATTACTGCCAAGTCGGCACCGACGGGCTCCTCCAGCATGTCTCCGAGTTCGTCTCACTTGCTGAAGTCGCCCAACACTGAGGCCGTGATTTCTACATGA
- the LOC135644832 gene encoding transcription factor MYB46-like yields MGHHCCSKQKVKRGLWSPEEDEKLIQYVTAHGHGCWSTIPKEAGLQRCGKSCRLRWINYLKPDLKKGSFSEEEERIIIDVHRILGNRWAQIAKHLPGRTDNEVKNFWNSCLKKKLIAQGLDPMTHNLIPASRSSTGNNSDELSQLHCTSTTPFTITSPIKSFDKMKKSIDLNPHLLPLPHASTFPFPEILPPVSNFQFKDSHELMSFKDQNFTDGFASLDQTNISSTSLNQPSFMDDCMWDRTMEALEALKQSEVGHAAGKDQMQVQPTMCEMDFSEANEKGPVIMEASTFELEMLDNTLFPCGEFRNGSSMEQLQWDC; encoded by the exons ATGGGTCAccactgctgcagcaagcagaagGTCAAGAGGGGCCTATGGTCTCCTGAAGAAGATGAGAAGCTGATCCAGTATGTCACCGCCCATGGCCATGGTTGCTGGAGCACTATCCCCAAAGAAGCAg GGTTACAGAGATGTGGAAAGAGCTGTAGGCTACGGTGGATCAATTACTTGAAGCCTGACCTAAAAAAGGGTTCCttctcagaagaagaagaaagaattatCATTGATGTGCACAGGATCTTAGGCAACAG GTGGGCTCAGATAGCAAAGCATCTCCCTGGAAGGACAGACAATGAGGTCAAGAACTTCTGGAACTCATGCTTAAAGAAGAAGCTGATAGCACAAGGCTTGGATCCGATGACCCATAACCTAATCCCTGCTTCTCGTTCCTCCACCGGCAACAATTCAGATGAGCTTTCTCAACTCCACTGCACCTCTACTACGCCCTTCACCATTACCTCCCCCATTAAAAGCTTTGATAAAATGAAGAAGTCCATCGACTTGAATCCACATTTGCTGCCACTGCCGCATGCTTCTACTTTTCCCTTTCCTGAGATACTACCACCTGTGTCCAACTTCCAGTTCAAAGACAGCCATGAATTAATGAGCTTCAAGGATCAGAATTTTACTGATGGTTTTGCTTCTTTAGACCAAACAAACATATCCTCCACTTCATTAAATCAACCTAGTTTTATGGATGATTGCATGTGGGACAGAACCATGGAGGCCTTGGAAGCCCTAAAGCAAAGTGAGGTAGGACATGCAGCAGGGAAAGATCAGATGCAAGTGCAACCCACCATGTGCGAGATGGACTTCAGTGAGGCCAATGAGAAGGGGCCAGTGATCATGGAGGCATCTACCTTCGAACTTGAGATGTTGGACAATACATTGTTCCCTTGTGGAGAATTTCGCAATGGAAGCTCAATGGAGCAGCTGCAATGGGATTGTTAG
- the LOC103993941 gene encoding uncharacterized protein LOC103993941 isoform X2: MPATATVIGALLGLSTQMYSNALRKLPYMRHPWEHVLGMGLGAIFVTQLVKYDEKLKEDLDKMLDKAKAANERRYFDDADD, from the exons ATGCCGGCCACAGCGACGGTGATTGGAGCCCTTCTGGGGTTAAGCACGCAGATGTACTCCAACGCCCTCCGCAAGCTTCCCTACATGCGCC ATCCATGGGAGCACGTGCTGGGGATGGGGCTGGGGGCCATCTTCGTTACCCAGCTCGTAAAGTACGACGAGAAGCTCAAGGAGGACCTCGACAAGATGCTTGATAAGGCCAAGGCTGCCAACGAACGCAGATACTTCG ATGATGCGGATGATTAA
- the LOC103993941 gene encoding uncharacterized protein LOC103993941 isoform X1: MPATATVIGALLGLSTQMYSNALRKLPYMRHPWEHVLGMGLGAIFVTQLVKYDEKLKEDLDKMLDKAKAANERRYFGEGGRK, translated from the exons ATGCCGGCCACAGCGACGGTGATTGGAGCCCTTCTGGGGTTAAGCACGCAGATGTACTCCAACGCCCTCCGCAAGCTTCCCTACATGCGCC ATCCATGGGAGCACGTGCTGGGGATGGGGCTGGGGGCCATCTTCGTTACCCAGCTCGTAAAGTACGACGAGAAGCTCAAGGAGGACCTCGACAAGATGCTTGATAAGGCCAAGGCTGCCAACGAACGCAGATACTTCG GGGAAGGGGGACGAAAGTAA